In the Rhododendron vialii isolate Sample 1 chromosome 2a, ASM3025357v1 genome, TTCGTTGTAATAACATGGTTACTTCTTGGCTATTCAACGGCCTCTCTAAGGATCTAGCTGCAAGCGTCATTTACTCCGAATCAGCCGAAGCAATGTGGAAGGACCTTAAGGAACAATTTTCCCAGACTAATGCGCCTCATCTTTTTCAAATCGAGCGTGAGATTCATGATCTCACACGGTACACGATGTCTGTCGGCACATACTTCACAAAGCTGAAGGGTACGTGGGATTAACTTAATGCACTTTCCCCTACACTCTCATGTTCTTGTGGGGCCATGACGAAGGTACTTGAATACCAAAGACGTCAAAGGACCATGAAATTTCTTATGGGACTCCATGAGTCCTATTCCACGGTTTGAGGGCGGATCTTGTTAATAGAGCTACTCCACACCATCAATAAAGTTCTCACTGCTTGTACAAGAGGAACGACAAAGGGACATTGTTTTTTCAATCCATATCCCTGAAGTTGCTGCTCTTGTGTCCAAGAGCAGCACTAATAATGGTCAAAGGAATTTCAAGAGCACTGACAAGAAGAAAGGAGGAACACATGATCGACTGACATGCGAGCATTGAAATTGGGTCGGTCACACAATGGACAAATGTTATGCTCTTCATGGATATCCACTTGGGCATTGCCTTCACAAAGCTTCCTCTAGTGCTACTGCTAACCAAGCAGTCCACTCGGCCATTGAAAAGAAACATTTTGGAACAAACTCCTTTCCATTCACTTAAGAGCAGTGCCGTCAAATTTTAGCTCTCATTCCTAAGTCCCCACATGTTGCTAACCAAGCAGGTAGCAATGTTTCTATTTCAAATCTCTCAGGTAATTCCATCTGCCTCTCGTCCATTACTGATTCCACTTCATGGATTTTTGATAGTGATGCAACAGATCATATGATTAAGTCATCTTCTCTTCTTAGTTCCATTCAATCGCTTGGAAATAGCACTGTACGACTTCCTAATGGGATTACCTCTCCAGTAACACATGTTGGATCTGTGGTCATTTCACCCACGTTGACTCTCACAAATGTGTTACGTGTGCCATCTTTCCAATTCAACCTTATTCCCATTAGCAAACTTTCCAAGGAATCCAATTGTTTGCTAATTTTCTCCTCTAATTCTTGTGTCATTCAGGACCAACGCTCGAGGACGATGATTGGGATGGGTAGAGAACGAGATGGGCTCTACTATTTCACTCTTCCCATGTGCGCTTCATCTCAGTCCAATCAATCTAAGTCCGTACTGTGGCATGACATCTATCCAATAAATGTTTGAATTTCCTTTCTCGCAATGTTTCAGGGATTCCTTGTTATGATATCCAACTTTGTTCTATTTGCCATTTGGCTAAACAACGAAGAAATCAATTTCCATCAAGTACTATATCCACATCTGCACCATTTGAATTATTGCATGTTGACATTTAGGTAAGGTATCGAACAAGTTCCATCTCTGGAGCTCACTGCTTTCTTACCATTGTGGATGATTTTACCCGTTGCACTTGGGTCTATTTGATGAAACACAAATCTGAAACCCGTTTCAACGGTAAATCCTTCATTCAATTGGTTGAAACACAGTTTAACTATCAGGTTAAGAGCATCCGTGTTGACAATGGCTTGGAATTTATAATGCctactttttattttgagaAAGGGATAATGCATCAAACTAGTTATGTAGTtaccccacaacaaaatggagtagtagagctCAAACATGGCCATCTCTTGAATGTTGCTTGAGCATTATTATTCCAAGCTAGTTTACCTAAACAATTTTGGGGAGAGGCTATTTTGACTGTCACCTATCTTATTAATCGCACTCCTACTCCCATATTGTCTGGAAAAACTCCTTATGAGATGTTCAATGTTTCACCCTCCTATAACCTTCTTAGGGTTTTCGGGTGTCTTTGTTTTGCTTTAAACCACTATCTTAAACCTCGTAAGTTTGATGCTCGAGCCAAACAATGCATTTTTCTTGGGTATATACATGGGCAAAAAGGCTACAAGGTGTATGACTTGGAAACCGATACCATTTTTATCTCCCGTAATGTGATTTTCCATGAGACTCAGTTCCATTTTTCGCATGGCACGCACACACATCCATTTTTTGATCACCAGGCATCACCTTGTCCAATTCTTGACAACAATTTGTCCCCATCAATAGAACCACTCCATGAATCTGCTAAAAATTCTGAAATTGAACAATGTGTTGGCTCCTCATCCGACTCACCATTGCCATCCTTGAATGTCCTTATTAATTCTCATGATCCAACTCTAGTGGTCTCACATGAGATTGTCTCGTCAAGACCTCATTGACCCACTAAATAGCTAAGTTATTTACAGGATTATCATGTAGGTACCGGTCTCCCCTCTCACCCAGCTCAACCTTCCAACTCGACTTTGGTCACACAGGTTAGCACTGCTTATCCCTTGTCAAAATTCATCTCTTATCATCGTTACTCATCTAATCATAGAGCCTTTATAGCATCTATATCTGTTGGCCAAGAACCGAAATCCTTTTCACAGGCTGTCCATGATCCCAAGTGGCAAGAGGCAATGCAAGCTGAAATTCAGGCACTTGAAGCTAATAACACTTGGACGCTAACCCCTCTTCCACCAAGGAAACGTCCCATTAGATGCAAATGGGTGTACAAAATAAAGTACCATGCCGATGGTACCATTGAGCGCTACAAAGCTCGGTTGGTTGCGAAGGGATACAAGCAAAATGGGGTCTTGATTACAAGGAAACTTTTGCACTAGTGGCAAAATTGGTTACTGTTAGAGTGTTACTTGCTCTAGCAGCCATTAATGGTTGGTACTTACATCAACTCGACGTCAACAATGCTTTTTTGCATGGTGATCTTGATGAAGATGTTTACATGGCTCTCCCACAAGGTTTTGGACGAAAGGGGGAGACAAAGGTATGTAAACTAAATAAATTCCTTTACGGACTGAAACAAACATCATGCCAATGGTTCCTCAAATTTTCAGACGCTCTTCTTGCTGCTGGTTACACTCAATCCAAAGCTGATTACTCTTTATTCACCTGCTCCAATGGTGCCTCATTCATAGTAGTCTTCGTTTATGTGGATGACATTATTCTTGCTCGAAATGACTTGCAATCTATCAACAGTTTGAAGACCTTCCTTCAGAATCAATTCAAACTCAAGGATCTTGAGAATCTCAAATACTTTTTGGGAATAGAGGCTGCTCGATCAAAGAAAGTTATATTTTTATCGCAAAGAAAATATACTCTTGATATTCTTAAGGATATAGGATTTATGGGAACAAGGCCAGCAACATTTCCTATGGAGCAAAATCTCAAGCTACCTTCAGCTGATGGGGTCATTTTAGAAGATCCTTGTTCCTATCGTCGATTAATTGGAAGGTTGATTTATTTAACCGTTACTCGACCTGACATCATGTATGCAGTGCACACTTTAAGCCAATTTATGGACAAACCAAGAAGGCCACATCTTGAGGCATCCCACCGTATCCTAAGATACTTGAAACAATCTGTAGGTCAAGGAATATTTTTATCATCAACAAGTTCAGTGCAACTAAAGGCTTTTTGTGACTTAGATTGGGCCAGCTCCAATGAAACATGTAAGTCTATGACTGGGTATTGCATACTTCTTGGGGATTCCCTAGTTTCGTGGAAGTCCAAGAAGCAAACAACCGTCTCACGATCATCGGCTGAAGCAGAGTACAGGTCTATGGCTGCTACATGTTCCGAGATAATGCGGCTAAGATATTTGTTGGAAGACCTTCGAATTAGTCACCCCCAGCCTACGACTCTTTTTTGTGACAACAAGGCCGCACTTCACATTGCCACAAATCCAGTGTTCCATGAGTGAACTAAGCACATCGAAATAGATTGCCATCTAGTTCATGACCCTACAGCTCAACAGCCTGCAGATATTTTCACCAAAGCACTTGGTGCCAAGCAGTTGCATCACTTAGTCTCCAAGTTGGGCATTATGGATATtcatgctccaacttgagggggagtgatAAGAACCATATCTCTCTGTAATCTTGCATATCTCTGCTTGATTGTATCCTAGGATTAGGAGATTTGATTGTAACTTTGACTGTATCCTAGGATTAGGATTAGAAGATTTGATTGTGATTTCCTTAATTGAAGGAGATCTTGATGAACTCGTGTATGGAGTATAAGTCAGTGAAGCTAATACATAAGATATCACATTCAAAATCAATTCAACATTTGTCAGAAGAAGCGGAAGACGACATTGTTTTCGGTGTTGGTTGTGAAGGATTGAAAAAGaggaaaaccctaaccctagatttTTAGCAGAGGGGAAACAATGGAAAGCACAAGAGGCGTGTGTGTTGAAAGATGTTGAGGGGTCGTGTATTTATAGAGCTGGGGAAACCtaaatagaaaaggaaaagaatttgggaattgattttaacactccccTTTATACCATCTAcacaccttttctttttctttttcagtctTTATTTAGTGTGAATTTACTATATTGTTTCTTCATTCATGtgtggaaaagtaattttatgaCAGGGTAACAATGAAATTTCACATGAATAAGGACAAGAAAAGGAGTGTAAAAATCACTCTCCGAGAATTTACCTTCACCAAGTTGTGTAGGTGTTTTGGTAATTCCCTAATATATTCATCTAATGACATAAATTCCCTAATATATTTTTTCgggaaaataggaaaaatatatACATTCTCCAAGTTGCATAGGGTtttaggtttctttttttttttgcagggatAGAAATTTCATCTAAGACGGTTGCTCGAATTAGTATGTACAAATTGGGTAGTTTTAATCCGTATTTTTTTAAGTGAACGGCATTGGATTGTCTCGCAATCTATTTGGAACTCACGgtaagaaaaattaaagaaaaatatttaggAGAGAAAATTGAACACTGGTTAACTGATACTATTTGCTATTTCTTTAAATTCTAAAAAATCGGAGAAATAAAGTTTATATTGTTTTATGTCCAAATTGTGTGTTTGCTAAAATGACGAGGTGGGTGAGGGAGAAaatcaattattattcaaccacaAATACTTATACACATATTTTAcactcacatcttttggttGGGCCCTAATATGAATGTGagtatttgtgtaaatatttgtgattGTAAAATGATTAGAGAGAAAATAGACCGCATTTAGTACTTTACTTCGCAATTATGAAACAAACCGACATTGTAgtttgtgtaacgccccgatttttgggcacgttaattaaatcatttttttattgatttaataattcataaaactgatatataagaaatgaaattttattaaacagagtttagcagcggaaACCTTAAAgaccaaattcaaacctacttaattatcttacaaaccaacaaaatgaaatagagtttgacaaatgtgataacacttatgaaaatctaaataaaagtaCGTCAATTTAagagagcttctaagggtatggcctccaaggctcaacaaactcTCCTTCCTTAGTTGAGAGGTCTTCACCATGGTACTATTCATCTTGCTGCGGATTCTGTTCCTCGGTCTCTGtattacctggcatgaaacgtcagcccaacggcactataatgagttttgaaactcagtagataatctcaaccctactaaccccttaccttacaattagcaaatcaacaatataacaattcgCAGGAGGTATAGAATGATAACACATTGTCATTTCCTTCactatccattatcttacatgaaatctaaggattctcttcacgagatcctttcctcccacatccaccaacaTTGACCttcccatggaataactctccaTGACAGCTCAGCATTAGGGGTCGCACTATCTTATtgtcaggatcctttaccgtctcccaactctacaaactgggtactataccgtattaagggatcctttaccgtttcccaAAACACTGTACCtgaagtcctttaccgtccttcacacacacactgggcactataccgcatttaggatcctttaccgtatcccaaatcttgtacccggagtcctttaccgtcctccacataCACACTGGGCACTATAccgcatttaggatcctttaccgtatcccaaatcctgtacccggagtcctttaccgtcctccacacacattGGGTACTGTATcgcatttaggatcctttaccgtatcccaaatcctgtacccggagtcctttaccgtcctccacacacacattcactgagtactttaccgtactcgggGTCCTTTAGCGGCACCCAACATCCTTgatcaactttaccattttatccatTACTTAACCACGTCTATGTGTTCACTACTCGAACCACCCCAGCGAacctaagtccattctagcacgtacaacatgatacaatcaacaaCAGCTCAAACacgatacatttcaatgagacaaCAATATAAGTTTTAATATGGTGCGAGAAAGTAAGGCGTGTGGTGTTTTATGAGCGGGCTGATGCCCTTAAATTGTTATGTTTATAATAGGGAAATTTTagcaaataagtaatttaataattttttaaacttataCATCATGTTATTATTTCTCTGATTGTCAAACATTTACTTTCCAGTAAATTAAACATGTTCTACATCCACAATGTATTTACTGAAGTTATGAACTacacaaaaattttattaaaatatttgggCCTTTGTtaacaattaataaaataacactacaaaataaataaaataaataaaaaataaattttattcttctctAAACTTAATACTTTTAGTTACTAAATCCTTTAGAGGTTAACATAAATCACAGATCCCTAAGAAATAGTCATAAATGTAtcctaaaagtttaaaattttagcaCAGGAGGTAAACAATTAATTCCACATAATTTAGGATCAAATTTTAGCACAACTAAAACACATGGGGTAAACTGTAATTCTGAGAGATGGGGTTCATGATGACGTCAGTCATCTTCAACGGGTACTGTACGCaggtatacatatatatacatatatacatatatatatataacatatatctATATGGTTTAATCCGAAACTTTGACTGGGTCGTGTGGTCAATCCCAAGATCGAAAAGGGGCTTATTATACCTTTCCGGAatcgtctcgacaagacgaacaAGATGAATGGATCAGATTTtcatatgaataatttcacgaAAAACGCAGATCTGAACCGAAAAcgaaaatttttgatttttgatttatttacaATGCACgggtttgtttcttttcaattccCATCATTATAACTAATATAATAACACAtttatatacttaggagaaagtagagaagagattaatctaccttaaATCCGGCCGAAATAGCAAGTAAAATGGAACTGACGAAAGCAGGAAAAAGGCAAACAGAAAtttagagaagaaaaagaagaacagcCTGGGAACCggactgtttttttttgggtctttataaggaagtgagagagagtgcAAGTGTAGAGATAGTAGGAGTGTGGGGGATAAGTATAAGAGTGATAGAATGAAAAAGGGTAGTAAGGTACGGAAGAGATAAGAGCAGAAGCCATAATTTGTGGGTTACTGAtggctttcaaaaaaaatccctgTGTACATGGACGGGTATGTATAGGAAAGGGGAAAAAGTAAAGATATCTTCTTTACCTATTTATATAAATCTAAGGTATGCGTAATGTATATGCACGATTAATTAAGcactgttttccttttcttttcttttttttactactattATTATAAACCTAATCATACATTTAGATTGATTAActtagttaattaattatcgGATTAGAAATTAgcatttccaattttttatttatttaaaaaattttaggagtgttacaacctatcccccttaaaaaaaaatttcgtcctcgaaattaaagTATACCTTCTGCTGGAAATAGATACAGGTAGTTGGTGCGCATAGTATCGACTCTCTCCCATGTTGACTCCTCTGTACCCCGATGTCGCCATAAGATCCTGACGAGTTTTATCGTCTTACCCCTGATATTCTTCTCACTATAATCTTGTATCTTGATAGGTTGTTCGTCGAAGGTTGTGTCTTCATTAAGTGTGACCTCCTCCCAGTTGAGTACGTGAGAGAGGTGTGACATATACTTGCGAAGCATAGACACATGGAAAACGTTGTGGACTTTGTCAATTTGTGGGGGCAGGGCTAGGCGGTAGGCAACCTCTCAAATGGTCCAATATACCTGGGCGATAGTTTCCCCTTCTTTCCAAATCGGATAACTCCTTGTCGTGGCTTGATTTTAACAAATACATGCATGCTTTAATCTGACTCCTTGTCGTGGCTTGTTTTTCGTCTTATTCTTTTCAATTTGTTCCCCGTAACGGTAATAGGGTGGCTAATGCTATAGCTAAATATGCCCTATCTTTAGATTCCCCGTTAACTTGGCAAGGGAATTTTCCGAGTTGGGTTCACAGGGAAGCTACTTTTGATGCTTCATCTTTGCATTAATAAAATTACCATTatcgattggaaaaaaaaaaaacaaatacatgcTCTCCAGCTGAAAGGATAGTGGTCTAGTCCTCTTGTCAGCGTAGCTTTTCTGTCGGCTCTGAGCGGTCAAAAGTCGTTGGCGGATGATTCTGACCTTTTCTGTTGTCTCTCTAACAAGTTCTGGTCCCAATAGGCTTGCTTCTCCTAGCTCAGTCCAACAGATAGGGGATCGGTAGGGTCGTCCGTATAGGGCTTCGTACGGAGCCATCTCAATGCTGGCCCGATAACTATTGTTATAGGCAAATTCGACTAACGGTAAATGACATTCCCAATTTCCCGTAAAGTCCAGGGTATAGGCACGAAGCATATCCTCTAAGGTCTGAATCGTCCTTTCGGTTTGTCCGTCTGTTTGAGGGTGAAAGGCTGTACTCAAACGAAGAtctgttcccaatgctttctgcagACTTTGCCAGAAATTTGACGTGAAGCACGGGTCGCGATCGCATACAATTGATACCGGTACCCCATGCAGTCGTACAATCTCTTGAATATAAAGTCTACTGAATGATTCCATGGTATCCGTCATACGTACAGGAAGGAAGTGTGCTGACTTAGTCAATCGATCCACAATTACCCAAATGGCAGTGTTGGATTTAGGTGATCGAGGTAGTCCTGTGACAAAGTCCATAGtaatgtgctcccacttccatccAGGTATCGGTAATGGTTGAAGTGTTCCTCCAGGTTTCTGATGTTCAGCTTTAACTTGCTGACAAGTGAGACATACGGAGACATATGCTGCTACATCCTTCTTGATTCCGCTCCACCAGTACTGACGACGAAGATCTTGGTACATTTTTGTACTTCCTGGATGTACGACAAAGTTGGAATGGTGAAACTCCTTCAGTACGGCTTCTCGAAGTGTACCAATGTCAGGTACAAAAATTCGTTCTTGGAAACGGAGACTCTTGTCGGAGTGAATTCCCATCCTGCTGATGCTTTTCCAGTTGATAGTTGATATCTGATGAAATCAAACTCCTGTTCAAAGGTTTGGGCCAACCGAATTTCTCGATGTAAAGCAGGTGtggcaaacaaagcaaaaaggcAGGCTCCTCCTGCACTTACAGTAGGTTGAAGTCTAAACTCATTAATGGCTTCCATCATTTTCCATTCCTTGATAGCCATACTTGCCAATTGTCCTCGAGTTTTGCGACTGAGAGCGTTAGCAACTACATTGGCCTTCCCAGGGTGATAAGACAACATGAAACTGTAGTCCTCTATGTATTCCATCCACCTCCTTTGCCTCATGTTCAGctccttctgagtgaatagatacttcaaacttttgtgatcaGTGAACACCTCGA is a window encoding:
- the LOC131317490 gene encoding uncharacterized protein LOC131317490, translating into MQNGKVIAYGSRQLRPHEKNYPTHDLELAAVVFALKSWRYYLYGEQFEVFTDHKSLKYLFTQKELNMRQRRWMEYIEDYSFMLSYHPGKANVVANALSRKTRGQLASMAIKEWKMMEAINEFRLQPTVSAGGACLFALFATPALHREIRLAQTFEQEFDFIRYQLSTGKASAGWEFTPTRVSVSKNEFLYLTLVHFEKPY